One genomic window of Solanum stenotomum isolate F172 chromosome 9, ASM1918654v1, whole genome shotgun sequence includes the following:
- the LOC125876932 gene encoding auxin-responsive protein IAA33: protein MSSFESQTRQECLNKRITTKYYDHMTSRSSSCNDPPAVTVVVEGRSICQMISLHKLGSYQSLAKALKQMFVDSGDIVECSHNNNNNVDLSNALPGHLIAYEDIENDLLLVGDLNWKDFVKVAKRIRILPAKPNSRNGRVENNI from the exons ATGAGCAGCTTTGAGTCACAAACTAGGCAAGAATgtttaaacaaaagaattacTACAAAATACTATGATCACATGACCAGTAGATCATCATCATGTAATGATCCACCAGCAGTAACAGTCGTCGTTGAAGGGCGTTCGATTTGCCAGATGATAAGTCTTCACAAGCTTGGTAGCTATCAAAGCCTTGCTAAAGCACTTAAGCAGATGTTTGTAGATAGTGGTGACATTGTTGAGTGTtcacacaataataataataatgttgatCTTTCAAATGCTCTTCCTGGTCATCTGATTGCTTATGAAGATATCGAAAATGACCTCCTCCTTGTTGGTGATCTAAATTGGAA AGATTTCGTGAAGGTGGCGAAAAGAATACGAATTTTGCCGGCGAAGCCAAATTCACGCAACGGAAGAGTGgagaataatatttaa